From the Methanomassiliicoccus luminyensis B10 genome, one window contains:
- the endA gene encoding tRNA-intron lyase — MPGELVEDSVMVRDQTEASQIYNKGCYGYPRSGGALELDLLEAVYLVEASRLEVVEGGEVLGLERLISTASSVRRDFEIRYTVYRDLRQRGFVVKDGGEEFDFRVFPRGGTPASAQTKSWVSAITERSTFSIAPFMEELDRSDRTRKELLVAVVDEEGDITYYRPERSLPKGAPELPWNGGAVKASLLEDRVLVFDEQGADRLHNSGFYGKKIGRVMQLSLIEAAHLMDIGRIDVVTIGSGRRINAERFKKRAVKFQPDFDLRLKAYNDLRSRGLVVKTGFKYGSHFRVYDNDPDKAHASWLVHAVPADYETTWPEMSRAVRLAHGVKKEILFARVKDDGTEYMRLSRVRP, encoded by the coding sequence ATGCCCGGAGAACTGGTCGAGGACAGCGTCATGGTCAGGGACCAAACCGAGGCCAGCCAGATCTACAACAAGGGCTGCTACGGCTATCCCCGCTCCGGAGGGGCCCTTGAGCTGGACCTCCTGGAGGCCGTGTACCTGGTGGAGGCCTCCCGGCTGGAAGTGGTGGAGGGCGGCGAGGTCCTCGGCCTGGAGCGGCTGATAAGCACCGCCTCGTCCGTTCGCCGGGATTTCGAGATCAGGTACACGGTGTACCGCGACCTCCGCCAGAGGGGCTTCGTGGTGAAGGACGGGGGAGAGGAGTTCGATTTCAGGGTGTTCCCCCGCGGAGGGACGCCGGCAAGCGCGCAGACCAAGAGCTGGGTCAGCGCCATCACTGAGAGGTCGACGTTCAGCATCGCCCCGTTCATGGAGGAGCTGGATCGTTCGGACCGGACCAGGAAGGAGCTGCTGGTGGCCGTCGTCGACGAGGAGGGCGACATCACCTACTACCGGCCGGAGCGGAGCCTGCCCAAGGGCGCTCCCGAGCTGCCATGGAACGGGGGGGCGGTGAAGGCCTCCCTGCTGGAGGACCGGGTCCTGGTGTTCGACGAGCAGGGGGCCGACAGGCTTCACAACAGCGGCTTCTACGGGAAGAAGATCGGCAGGGTGATGCAGCTCTCGCTCATAGAGGCGGCCCATCTCATGGACATAGGGCGGATCGACGTCGTCACCATCGGCTCCGGCCGCCGCATCAATGCGGAGAGGTTCAAGAAGCGGGCGGTGAAGTTCCAGCCCGACTTCGACCTCCGGCTGAAGGCGTACAACGATCTCCGCTCCCGCGGCCTGGTCGTCAAGACCGGCTTCAAGTACGGCTCCCACTTCCGGGTGTACGACAACGACCCGGACAAGGCCCATGCCAGCTGGCTCGTCCACGCCGTACCCGCCGACTACGAGACCACCTGGCCGGAGATGTCCCGGGCGGTCCGCCTGGCCCACGGGGTCAAGAAGGAGATCCTGTTCGCCAGGGTCAAGGACGACGGCACCGAGTACATGCGGCTCTCGCGCGTGAGGCCGTGA
- a CDS encoding transcription initiation factor IIB, giving the protein MPKVREGTEEIEKCPECGGKHLVRDYERGELICEDCGLVLDDQFIDQGPEWRAFDVEQGEKRARTGAPMTYTIHDKGLSTEISWKNKDSYGKSIPTRNRAQLYRLRKWQRRIRVSNATERNLAFALSELDRMASAMGLPRNVRETAAMIYRKAVNKNLIRGRSIEGVVAASLYAACRQCNVPRTLDEVANSSRVGRKEIGRTYRFMTRELKLKLMPTRPQDYVQRFCSELKLSGEVQSKAAEILKDAAKKELTSGRGPTGVAAAAIYIASILCNERRTQREVADIAGVTEVTIRNRYKELTEKLGIEIQL; this is encoded by the coding sequence ATGCCAAAGGTAAGAGAAGGGACCGAAGAGATTGAGAAGTGCCCTGAATGCGGGGGCAAGCACCTGGTGAGGGACTACGAGCGCGGCGAGCTGATCTGCGAGGATTGCGGACTGGTGCTCGACGACCAGTTCATCGACCAGGGACCCGAGTGGAGGGCGTTCGACGTAGAGCAGGGCGAGAAGAGGGCCAGGACCGGGGCCCCCATGACCTATACCATTCACGACAAGGGACTTTCCACCGAGATCTCTTGGAAGAACAAGGACAGCTACGGGAAGAGCATCCCCACCAGGAACCGCGCCCAGCTGTACCGCTTGAGGAAGTGGCAGCGGAGGATCAGGGTATCCAACGCCACCGAGAGGAACCTGGCGTTCGCGCTGAGCGAGCTGGACAGGATGGCATCGGCGATGGGGCTGCCCAGGAACGTGAGGGAGACCGCCGCCATGATATACAGGAAGGCGGTCAACAAGAACCTCATTCGCGGCCGGAGCATCGAGGGAGTGGTGGCCGCATCGCTGTACGCGGCGTGCCGCCAGTGCAACGTGCCCAGGACCCTGGACGAGGTCGCCAACTCTTCGCGTGTCGGCAGGAAGGAGATCGGGCGTACCTACCGGTTCATGACCCGCGAGCTGAAGCTGAAGCTGATGCCCACCCGGCCCCAGGACTACGTGCAGAGGTTCTGCTCCGAGCTTAAGCTGAGCGGGGAGGTGCAGTCCAAGGCCGCGGAGATCCTGAAGGACGCCGCCAAGAAGGAGCTGACCTCCGGGCGCGGCCCGACGGGAGTTGCGGCGGCGGCCATCTACATCGCTTCCATCCTGTGCAACGAGCGCAGGACCCAGAGGGAGGTGGCGGACATCGCCGGCGTCACTGAGGTCACCATCAGGAACCGCTACAAGGAGCTCACCGAGAAGCTGGGGATCGAGATCCAGCTCTGA
- a CDS encoding CDC48 family AAA ATPase has product MKQLDSSEKVLKVAEAKSKDVERGIARVDPAVMEVLGITAGDVIQIEGKKRTVAIVWPGYPEDANRGVIRIDGTIRRNAQTSIDEKVAIRKIAVKEARKISFAPTETLRIMGGEEYLSQILEGRAITRGDVIQINVMGRKIDLVVVSYTPTSDAVLVHRTTEVKISEKPVKEAASNIPKVTYEDIGGLEDEVKKVREMIELPLRHPELFERLGVEAPKGVLLHGPPGTGKTLLAKAVAGETNANFVTIGGPEIMSKFYGESEERLREIFKQAQENAPSIIFIDEIDSIAPKREEVTGETERRVVAQLLSLMDGLESRGKVVVIGATNRPNALDPAIRRPGRFDREIEINPPNRSGRLHILQIHTRGMPLEKDVDLEKLSDLTHGYVGADLSALTKEAAMHSLRRILPELDLDMESIPMDVLSKITVTRDDFFAALRDMQPSSLREVFVETPNVHWEEIGGLSDAKRELQEAVEWPLKYGQVFSYMNAVPPKGVLLYGPPGTGKTLLAKAVATESQANFINVKGPEFLSKWVGESEKAVRETFRKARQAAPCIIFMDEIDSIAPTRGGESDSHVTERVISQMLTEIDGLQSLYNVVVIAATNRPDMLDPALLRPGRFDRLVKIASPDLEARKQILKIHTAKKPLADDVDIDELARKTDGYTGADLAAVANEAVMLAIRALVSKKKDLSQEELKKQKIGMSSFTRALEKVKPVTRTDLGQYPKVANDYIYVR; this is encoded by the coding sequence GTGAAGCAGTTGGACTCATCGGAAAAGGTATTGAAGGTCGCCGAGGCAAAGTCCAAGGACGTGGAGCGGGGCATCGCCAGAGTGGACCCCGCCGTCATGGAGGTCCTGGGCATCACCGCCGGGGACGTCATTCAGATCGAGGGCAAGAAGCGGACGGTGGCCATAGTATGGCCGGGGTATCCCGAGGACGCCAATAGAGGCGTGATCCGCATCGACGGGACCATCCGCAGGAACGCCCAGACCAGCATCGACGAGAAGGTCGCTATCCGCAAGATCGCGGTCAAGGAGGCCAGGAAGATCTCCTTCGCTCCCACCGAGACGCTGCGCATCATGGGCGGGGAGGAATACCTCAGCCAGATACTGGAAGGGAGGGCCATCACCCGCGGCGACGTCATCCAGATCAACGTTATGGGGCGCAAGATAGACCTGGTGGTGGTCTCGTACACCCCCACCTCCGACGCGGTCCTGGTCCACCGCACCACCGAGGTCAAGATCAGCGAGAAGCCGGTCAAGGAAGCGGCAAGCAACATCCCGAAGGTAACGTACGAGGACATCGGCGGCCTGGAGGACGAGGTCAAGAAGGTGCGCGAGATGATCGAGCTGCCGCTCCGCCACCCCGAACTGTTCGAGAGGCTGGGGGTGGAGGCGCCGAAAGGCGTGCTGCTGCACGGCCCTCCCGGAACCGGGAAGACGCTGCTGGCCAAGGCCGTCGCCGGCGAGACCAATGCCAACTTCGTGACCATCGGAGGACCGGAGATCATGTCCAAGTTCTACGGTGAGAGCGAAGAGAGGCTGAGGGAGATATTCAAGCAGGCCCAGGAGAACGCTCCCAGCATCATCTTCATCGACGAGATCGACTCCATCGCGCCCAAGAGGGAGGAAGTGACCGGGGAAACGGAGCGCCGCGTGGTAGCGCAACTGCTGTCCCTGATGGACGGCCTGGAGTCCCGCGGGAAAGTGGTGGTCATAGGCGCGACCAACAGGCCGAACGCGCTGGACCCCGCCATACGCCGTCCCGGCCGGTTCGACCGGGAGATCGAGATCAACCCGCCCAACCGCTCGGGCCGCCTGCACATCCTGCAGATCCACACCCGCGGCATGCCGCTGGAGAAGGACGTGGACCTGGAGAAGCTGTCCGACCTGACCCACGGGTACGTGGGAGCGGACCTCTCCGCGCTCACCAAGGAGGCGGCCATGCACTCGCTGCGCCGCATCCTCCCGGAGCTGGACCTGGACATGGAGTCCATCCCCATGGACGTGCTGAGCAAGATCACCGTCACCAGGGACGACTTCTTCGCCGCGCTGAGGGACATGCAGCCCTCCAGCCTGAGGGAGGTGTTCGTCGAAACGCCCAACGTCCACTGGGAGGAGATCGGCGGGCTGAGCGATGCCAAGCGGGAGCTCCAGGAGGCCGTGGAATGGCCCCTGAAGTACGGCCAGGTGTTCAGCTACATGAACGCGGTGCCGCCCAAGGGGGTGCTGCTGTACGGTCCCCCGGGCACGGGAAAGACCCTGCTCGCCAAGGCCGTGGCCACCGAGTCGCAGGCCAACTTCATCAACGTCAAGGGACCGGAGTTCCTGAGCAAGTGGGTCGGCGAGTCGGAGAAGGCCGTCCGCGAGACCTTCAGGAAAGCGAGGCAGGCCGCTCCGTGCATCATCTTCATGGACGAGATCGACTCGATAGCGCCGACCAGGGGAGGCGAGTCCGACAGCCACGTGACCGAGAGGGTCATATCTCAGATGCTCACCGAGATCGATGGGCTGCAGAGCCTGTACAACGTGGTGGTGATAGCCGCGACCAACCGGCCGGACATGCTGGACCCCGCCCTGCTGAGGCCGGGACGCTTCGACCGCCTGGTCAAGATAGCCTCCCCAGACCTGGAGGCGAGGAAGCAGATCCTCAAGATCCACACCGCCAAGAAGCCCCTGGCCGACGACGTGGACATCGATGAACTGGCCAGGAAGACCGATGGCTACACCGGCG
- a CDS encoding phosphopantothenate/pantothenate synthetase encodes MKVSEDHPRYRSLVVRERMSELVREGVVAPTGLIAHGRGEAFDYLLGERTSPSALEAERAAAAYLLEAKRPVITVNGNAAGLCAEGLLSLARAVPAKVEVNLFHRTPERVEKVVSFLESVGGKDILGRQQESVLEGIASDRALCAAEGIASADVVLIPLEDGDRAGALVKAGKIVLAIDLNPLSRTSVVSNVTAVDELTRAVPNIERFVRELKDAPEERRRVIESYDNQHTLREARETMRSVLQGMGKT; translated from the coding sequence ATGAAAGTATCCGAGGACCATCCCCGCTACCGCTCCCTGGTGGTCCGGGAAAGGATGTCCGAGCTGGTCAGGGAGGGCGTGGTCGCTCCTACCGGCCTCATCGCCCACGGCCGGGGCGAGGCGTTCGACTACCTCCTGGGCGAGCGAACATCGCCCAGCGCACTGGAGGCCGAGAGGGCCGCCGCCGCCTACCTTCTGGAAGCGAAGAGGCCGGTGATCACCGTCAACGGCAACGCCGCCGGGCTGTGCGCCGAGGGCCTGCTGTCATTAGCAAGAGCGGTCCCCGCCAAGGTCGAGGTGAACCTGTTCCACCGCACCCCCGAGCGGGTGGAGAAGGTGGTCAGCTTCCTGGAGAGCGTCGGAGGGAAGGACATCCTGGGACGCCAGCAGGAATCGGTGCTGGAAGGCATAGCCTCCGACCGGGCCCTCTGCGCTGCCGAAGGCATCGCCTCCGCCGACGTGGTGCTCATCCCCCTGGAGGACGGGGACCGCGCCGGCGCGCTGGTGAAGGCCGGAAAGATTGTCCTCGCCATCGACCTCAACCCTCTCTCGCGCACCTCCGTCGTATCGAACGTCACCGCGGTGGACGAGCTCACCAGGGCCGTGCCCAACATCGAGAGGTTCGTGCGCGAGCTGAAGGACGCCCCCGAGGAACGAAGGCGTGTCATCGAGAGCTACGACAACCAGCACACCCTCCGCGAGGCCAGGGAGACCATGCGCTCGGTGCTCCAAGGCATGGGAAAAACATAA
- a CDS encoding ArsR/SmtB family transcription factor, protein MVELDELLSVIENPARRQILETLTREPHYPLQLSKELGMSQQAVMKHLKVLEKYGLVESFEEESDLGGPMRKKYYPTVNFTIVVDVGPNLFNAELVKREMPGFEEAGGEGAETKDLRVKELRQRMADIDGKLEELHRQREDLIEEKERILDEVTRLTSGMNDYQVRKVMYQFISRPDLGPQDIAKMLAIRDEVVLRYLNDWLKS, encoded by the coding sequence ATGGTAGAACTCGACGAGCTCCTTTCCGTTATCGAGAACCCCGCCCGAAGGCAGATCCTGGAGACCCTGACGCGGGAACCGCACTATCCCCTGCAGCTGTCCAAGGAGCTGGGCATGAGCCAGCAAGCGGTCATGAAGCACCTCAAGGTCCTGGAGAAGTACGGGCTGGTGGAGAGCTTCGAGGAGGAGAGCGATCTGGGGGGACCCATGCGCAAGAAGTACTACCCCACCGTCAACTTCACCATCGTGGTGGACGTGGGGCCGAACCTCTTCAACGCCGAGCTGGTGAAGAGGGAGATGCCGGGGTTCGAGGAGGCTGGCGGCGAGGGGGCGGAGACCAAGGACCTCAGGGTCAAGGAGCTCAGGCAGAGGATGGCCGATATCGACGGCAAGCTGGAGGAGCTGCACCGGCAGAGGGAGGACCTCATCGAGGAGAAGGAGAGGATACTGGACGAGGTCACCAGGCTGACCTCCGGAATGAATGACTACCAGGTCCGCAAGGTCATGTACCAGTTCATCAGCCGCCCCGACCTGGGCCCCCAGGACATCGCCAAGATGCTCGCCATCAGGGACGAGGTGGTGCTGCGCTATCTAAATGACTGGCTGAAGAGCTGA
- a CDS encoding H/ACA ribonucleoprotein complex subunit GAR1 translates to MNIPVSVTGDMMKLLGIIQEVGFDGKLIVRGTFAPGFRERVVDNRSKPLGYVRRVFGPVESPYVIVEPTGNSSLLAAVGRQVYIEEVTHHAKGKRRDRRD, encoded by the coding sequence TTGAACATACCGGTCAGTGTTACTGGAGATATGATGAAGCTTTTAGGGATCATACAAGAAGTAGGTTTTGACGGAAAGCTCATCGTCAGGGGAACGTTCGCTCCCGGATTCCGGGAAAGGGTAGTAGACAATCGGAGCAAGCCTCTGGGCTATGTTAGGAGGGTCTTCGGCCCGGTGGAGTCGCCCTATGTCATAGTAGAGCCGACCGGCAACAGTAGCCTGCTCGCAGCAGTGGGGAGGCAGGTCTACATAGAGGAGGTCACGCACCATGCCAAAGGTAAGAGAAGGGACCGAAGAGATTGA
- a CDS encoding Fic family protein: protein MFDKRCWATIFIWHNTLTLKEAHDLLEYGTVPRSKPLREINEVQNFKNVIQYHNKYKGKVTLDFIRTLHSLIMNNIDAESAGTFRRIDDIGIAGCDLRLAPSELITEELQAAINEYYDQLESGVHPFEAAVLFHYKFEIAHPFTDGNGRVRREVFNYLLMREKFPRLLFLGKDREEYLTALKGGNIDDYADMVSTFCDPIMGQRMQILIDNLQKVAVPMETTRRAKGGQMLIEDFLQII, encoded by the coding sequence ATGTTCGATAAAAGGTGCTGGGCGACGATATTTATCTGGCATAATACCCTGACCCTCAAAGAGGCCCATGACCTGCTTGAATACGGCACGGTGCCGAGATCGAAGCCGCTCCGAGAGATCAATGAGGTCCAGAACTTCAAGAACGTCATTCAGTACCATAACAAGTACAAGGGCAAGGTCACCCTGGACTTCATCAGGACCCTTCATTCGCTTATCATGAACAACATCGATGCCGAGTCCGCCGGCACGTTCCGCCGCATCGACGATATCGGCATAGCGGGATGCGACCTCAGGCTGGCCCCCTCTGAGCTTATCACGGAGGAGCTGCAGGCTGCGATAAATGAATACTATGACCAGCTGGAATCTGGGGTCCACCCTTTCGAAGCAGCCGTATTGTTCCACTACAAGTTCGAGATCGCCCACCCCTTCACGGACGGGAACGGCAGGGTGAGAAGGGAGGTCTTCAACTATCTGCTGATGCGCGAGAAGTTCCCCCGCCTTCTTTTCCTGGGAAAGGACCGGGAAGAATACCTGACCGCACTGAAGGGCGGCAACATTGACGATTATGCGGACATGGTCTCCACCTTCTGTGACCCTATCATGGGCCAGAGGATGCAGATACTGATCGATAACCTGCAGAAGGTCGCCGTTCCGATGGAGACGACCAGGCGGGCGAAGGGCGGACAGATGCTAATAGAGGATTTCCTGCAGATCATCTGA